CGGAGGAGGGGTCGTCGGCGGCCAAGTGCGTGAAGGAGTGGAGCACTTGGGCGATGAAGAAGGCCAAGGTGATCACCCACTACGGCTTCATCCCCCTCATCATCGTCATCGGTATGAACTCCGAGCCCAAACCCCAGCTCTATCAGCTCCTCAGCCCCGTCTAACGTCTCCCCCTCGAACATCGGCAAGTTTTGCATTACGGGTGTACTGCTTGAATTGGTTTTATCTTCACTATCTCTCTGAGACGTGATAATCGATTTAAAGCTTATATGTAGGCTTACCGCATAGTCCATCCGTTTCTACTCATGTGGTATATTGGAGCTTTTGACCTTGATTTGATGGTACAATCTTCTGTGCTTCTCCATTAGGAGATGCGTTTAGTATATGAACTTGTGCTTTCTTTTCAATAAATTGTTGATTCGTAGATCTGGTCCGCCTTGAAGTCTACTGCCCAAAGTTTAACTAGGTTTTGCCTGAACTGCGCTCTTGAAATGCAGAAACGAACCCGTGAATTAGATGACATTTGATCTGCCAATTAGGTAGTTGGTACTTGAGTGCTATCGCATAGAAAGAATCTTAGTATAGTTCAATAAGTTCTTGAGTGTCTTCAAGACTCTAAGTTGCTCAAAAGACGCTCACAACATTTGGATGTGATTGTTAAATAGTATAGGTTATTATTGTGACACATGAGGGGCCATGAGTTGGGTATGATTAAATTTTTGTTTGATGGAGCATGGAGAAGTGATGGAAGGAAGGTCTTAAAATTTCATCTTGGAAGAACTGATGCTGAGTGTGTATACGATCATCtggtaaatattttattatgaatatGTGCTTGTTTTGCAAATTATAAACTCAAACGTAGATGCATATGTGGATATACAAATGTTGTTGGgttttcttcctttctatgtAGGATATGTCAACCTCTTGGCTTGCATTGGAAATGGTTGAATTGAAGGATCCATCAACgaaattttttgatgatgacatcctaatcatactATAATTTTCTTTAGCATCTCTTTCTGGTTAGAAGAAATATTGAatggaaaaggaagagaaaacttGTTACTTTAATGTCAGTGAAAAAGTTAAGGCTGTTTTGTTAGAAGTTATGAGGTTCCTTATCAAACCTTTCAAGGAGGCATGCTTAAATGGTATTCCTATCAATCCGAGGATTAGCTGGTCaattactagtgagaattttaggATTCTAGTGAAGTTCAAGCAAAGCAGATTTGCAAATAAGATTGACATTCTGATCGCTAATGGTTTAGATTTCTAGATTTCAAGAGAAAGTTACCAGATGGGTGCTTGGGAAGTCTACAAGGTCATACGATCTGCGATAATTAAACTGGTAGACCAAAGGTTTTGTTCTTGCCGCAAGCATGAATGTCGCTAAGTGGATATTGTTTTGCCTGAGGCATGTTAAGGGTTAAGGATTATTCATCTGGCTTATGTTGTGTAAAACAAAAAGACTTGACTGCTAGAAAGGCCTTTTGTGGATTTCTTGGCCTCCTTTATCTGACTGTATTGAGTAGTTTTGTTTTCAGGTCATTCTTGCATGTTCACGTTATTGGTATGTGGTGTGTTCTGTTGGGGGTGGGATCATATAAAAGAGCTACCAGTTCTAGAATACAAATTTCTTTGGGCATCATTCCTTGTATCTTTTGGGTCATCGATTTTTAGGATCAGATGATAATATTTGATATTAAGAGAAGAGCAGGAAATATTGATAGGCATGCATAGTTTTGGCGTTGAGATTCCAAGAAGTTTACTGTTATGTTATCTTATCCCTCCTGTCATATCTACCAATAATGTTGGATGTTGACTCGGTTCATGTGTGAAAAAAGAAATTAGGCTTCTGGACATTGACAGATTTGGATTTCAGGATCGATTTTTCTGTATCGTGGGTGTTGTTGACTTCTGATGCTTTTTTGCAATATCTTTTGATGGTGTGTTGATGACACACTCCACGCTGTtgtccgaagaagaagaagaagaagaagcaactcCATGGAGAAGGGAAAAGCCAATCGCTGGAAGGCGGAGGACACGGTCGAGGGGACGTTCAAGATGGAAACGATCGGCCGCTCAGCGGTGGTCTGGCGAAAGGGGACGTGTACTCGCTCGGTTGGTTCCGCTGACCCCCGTGAGAATACGACAGCAGAGAATAAGCAATGCGGGGCTGACTTATATGTGGTAAGCTCACGGGGATAATATGCGGACGTCGATACTTCGTATGacggattaaaaaaaattatagtagtATATGATTCTTTTGGAAAAGGAAAATATCAGGGGGTTGAATGCACTGAAGGTTTCATCCGCGTTACAGAAAGAAAGGAGAGACCAGATGTTCTTCCATAGCGAGGGAATACAAGTGAGGTAGGAAATCTTAAGAGATTGCATCAGAGATTTGATATCCAAGATGATTCCCCAAGGAATCTTCTGAGAACCGTTCACATAATGAATTAGTAGTAGCATACGATTTAGCCGTGGCGTAAGAAAGGATTTTGTCTATTTCATTTCGTCTAATATTTTACTTAGGATTTAATTCGCTTTAAATAATCAATACGAAAAAGAAAATGCTGCACACCCTCACCAATTAGTGGATGTTTCGATTATATTTGATAATCTTCGTTGAAGGCGATGGTGGTAAGCCACACGCTTCCCATTCGACAACCAGGAAGGAAAACAAGGAAGAAAGAAGGTTTTGAACCATTAACCTGAGGCAAGTCTTTGATCTGCTGTTCACAAATCCTTGGTGATTGATCTGATAGGCGGGTCTGTGGAAAGTGATCGCTGGTGAAGcctcaaaaataaatatttgattgGTGTAACAAAAAATGCACATAGGCCATCAatgatattcttataattatgaaaataaaataaccaACTTTATTTACCCtaatatcatcgattttatcaatcgaaacataaaaatgatatgtAAAAAAATAATGTTAATGTCTCAATTATGTTTTTTATGGTGACGGATGACGGTAATACCACTGGGAGCCACGGATAACTGTTGTGAATGAGAAAAAAAAGCGACGACGAGAGATGAAATAAAAAGAGATGAGTAAGAAAACGACATAGATGTCGACGCTCTACATATGTATCGATATTACTTGGTAATTGTATCGTAACATCGACGTAGATGCAGAACGATGTCGCTCTACATCTATGTCGACATCGATGTATATGTCCAACGATCCTTTTGTCGTTTGCATCTACATTAACGTCGCTCAAATACAAAGCGGCATTAGCATTGACATCAGCGTCGATGCAAATACAAAGCGACGCCACTCTTTCCTGCATTGTTGTTGATGCCAACGCAAATATAGAGTGACGCCACTCTGCATATATATCTATGTCGATGCAGATACCAAGTGATCCTAACGTCGATGTAAATACCGAGTGATCCTTTTGTCGCTCTATATTTGTATTGGTACCAACACAATTATCGAGCATCAACATATGCATCATCCTCTTTCTCCTTTCCCTTTGCCTCACCTCTCGTTGTTACTCTTCCTCTTCATTCACAACAACTACTCACGACCCCCAACAACATCACTATCTACCACTATCGAAAACGTAATTGAGACATTACAATTATTATTTTGCTCATCATTTTCATACTTCCATCAGTAAAATcaagaataaataaaattagatatttcactttgataactatagatattttaatataaaatttttaactcCAGAAATTAATATACTAAACAAATCTAACtataaagaataatatataaGTAACCCCTCTTTGTACCATCACATTCACATGCTGCTCCAGCTGTGAACAACTCTCGCTTGTTATCCGCAAGTAGCATAGCAATTCTAAGTCGAGGAATCTTCAGCCAGGCCGACATGTTAACAGTcataagatctctctctctctctctctctgcatataTATGTCCACATGAAAACCACCTCCTGTTCCAATAGGTTTCGCAAACACCAAATGCCCCAATTCACCAGAACTTGTTAAGGATGACATGCAGGAAATAAGACCACGAATGGCTACACTGGTTACAGGAATAAGCTGTATACATCTAAATGTTACATTGGGTTTCAGATGGACTAGAAATATGAGAGCCAATGGCTGGGCAAAGAAAGAAACATTGGGTATGCATGTAAGAGGAAGAAAGTTGGGGTCCGGTACATATATACACATTTTTTATGTCAAAAGCCACTAGAATTAAGTTTAAAAAACAGTTGACGTATGCACCAAATTGCTGGTTAGGGTAGTCTTTGGACTCATGACAAACAGCAACCTGCACGAGAAAGGGAAATATCAAATTGGTGGCGAAAACTTGCTCAGATGGAAACAAGGAAGGCAGTCGAAATTACAAATCACAATAATTACTTGAACTCCTATCCTACCAAATTCTGTGGTTGCTGATACTGAAGTTGCATTTGAAGCGACTCTGGAAATGATAAGAGTTATAGTTCAAGTGACTGATGTAAGTGCTTAATCTAAGCTATCCTATTAAACCAGCGGTAATCCCATACTTCTAAGAAGGGATGACAGATTAGTGACAAACAGGAAACGATGCTAAGAAAAAATAACCTTATCAGTTCTCTTTTGGCATGACGCCTTAGGATCTGGCTAAGAAGCGATAAAATCGATGTATTTTTGCATCATGTACTTGTGAAGGTTGCACTTGATCACCAAAGATGGTCCCTCCACATGAACATCGCCTTTTCTTTTTCACTCGGAACAAGAAATCTTCAGTGTCTAGCACATAAGACACCTGAGAAGAAAACAATAAAATTATGTAAGATATACACAACTTACAAATCCAGAATTGAGCAAGGACTGGGACTTCTAGTAGAACTTTCAATCAAGCACCTTAGAAGAACTGCAAGATATCTTGCATTCTAAACCATTGATAACTTGAAACCCATTCATTGCCTTGCAAGTAGCAGAGTACTCATCAGCACCTCCATTTTTGCGTTTATTCCTACCGATCGTCAGCCATTTAAAACATTGAGTTCTGGAAGAACATATAATAAACCACCATGATCCTTACCTTCCAAGGAAGACGCCTTGTACTCCTTTCCTATCTGAGACACTTGACAAAAGATCATTGTATAGATATGCCGAAAAGTTGGGATCTATTGAGATAGCAGTGAGTTCGGGCTTTTCATGTCCATATTCCATGAGCTGAATTGATAGTCGGGCCACATGTGAAGACTGAGAAACCTGAAAAAGCCAAAATATTTGAGGACAGATAAACTATTTCAAATATCCATATTTCGTAAGTGTTTAATTACAGATATTACACTCAACAGGGTGGAATGATGGGAAAAAGGTCCATGTAGCAGACCCTGATTAGTTGGGACATTTATGACCTATTGCTGCATATTCTGTAAGTGCTAATCTATTTCTGCTCAGATATTTGAAACAGGACTTCCCTATTACATTTTTCTAATTGCATACCCCTTTTGGCCTGCTAAAGCAAGATCAATATATGGAATACTACAAAAAGTAGCTTCTAGTACTGACTCTTAGCAGCAATTCCTTGGCAATCAACTGTCCGATGGTGAATCCACATCAGAAAGACATGAATGATGCAACTGGAAATTTATTTCCCTAAACATGCAAGGGAGGAGGAAAGAAGATTGGGAAACTCACACATTCAAATCTGTATATGCTCTCATCATGTAAAAGCACTCGAGCATTCTCGTGATAAACTATATCAAAAGATCCGCCAGCTAGCCTTGATTTTTCATAAGAGTAGAGTTGGAGAATCTTATTATCCATCTCATCTGAGGCTATTGCTTGAAGCTAAAAAATTAAAGGTAAGTGCATGCTTACGGAAATAGGAGGATACAATTCTTCATGAACCATCTAATAGTTTATGTCCATAACTACCTGTTTAACAACTTTATAGATTAGCTTGTCCAATGTAAATAGTACGTAGGACTGAGTTCCAATTATAGCACGGCAATCATCTTCAAACTTCATATTGTCAGCAGAACCATCAAGTAGATTGTATAAAGCACTCATAAACCTGCAAAGTCATATTAGAGACTTTCACACATGGGAATACACAAAAAGGGAGATAAAAGGTCGGAGACATAATTGTCATTAAATGGTACTTGGCATATAAATCAGGAGGGCTTGTATCTTTGAAGCTTCTCTGTTTCTTTTCGGCAGCTAATGAATTTGTCTTGGCTGAGAGTATCCTTTCATACAAAGCCTGCAAAGAATATAACAAAGCTATAAACTACTTTTTTAAATATGGTCCAAAATTAACcaaatgggaaaaaaaaaaaacaactgacCTGATGGAGCCGTAACAGCACATAGAAGGAATCATTTCCATAGAAGACACGGGAAGAACTATCTTTTTTATCATGTAATGCTGCAGGCACGTGCCTTGCCAGAGGTTTCACTGTGTGAAGAAAACGTTCTGAGAAAGGTAATGACATAATTTCCCCTTCAACGTCCTGCACATCAGTCATTCCTTCAGCCTCACCCTCACTTTCAGCCTTTGCATCCTGATCATCATGCACAACATCATCTTCTTCCTGCTCATGAACATCATGGGAGCATTCCTCACCATTACCAGATTCACTGACAGAAACATCCTCACCAGCCTCCGATGCATTTTCACTCACCTCTGTAGACCGTTGAGCACTTTCTTcaccctcatcatcatcatcagcatcatTCTCTCCTGCAGCCTCACCACAGGAAACCTCAACTTCTCCAGGTTTGATTTGGTACTGTGTGCTGGCACAATTATCCCCCCCTTTAGGAGCTACACTTATAGCAGCATCTTCAAAAGCCGCAAAATTATCCTCTTCAGTATCTCCATTCGGCGACAATTCACCTTCTTCTCTTTCAACCTTGAGGTTGTTAAGGCAAGTGGAACCTTCATTAGGTCCGTCACCTTTGTTGCATTCAGCAGTGCCACCACAATTCACCGATATAATTGACCTTCCAGTTTGTCCAACCTGGATAGACATCAAGTTTTAGATGAGATTGTCAATTCTAagataaaacataaaaattttcttAAAGGGCAAACAGCAATTGGGTTcgtgtatgcatgtatatatatatatatatatatatatatatatatatatatatatatatatatatatatatatatatatatatatatataatagtcctTGAACCTGTAGCCCTTGAACATTAATCATAAGCCATGTACCTGAGCTGGAAAACTCAAAACAAAACTTGCAAATTTATACCTCTAAATAAGCTCGAGGTTCAACCAGCATCTCTGTTCCACAGTGGCTGGTCTGTAAAGATGCACCACCAACCCCTTCCAAAGAAAGTAAAAGAAGTAAGCTTAAGGGGAAACAAAACGGTTATGAgtgtaaattaaatttaaaaaaactgTAGCCCTTGAACCTGATACAGTCTCCAGGTTTGTTCTACTGTGACTTTCTTCAGCTCTGCCAACAAAAGAAGTGTTATCTGACAAATGTTCTGCAGACACATTTTGCACAGTTATTCCAGAGCTTTCATCAGCCTTGGGAGCACTACCCTGTACCCTTCTCTGAAGTGGATTGTTACAAAGATTTCCAACACGATGACTGGCTCGACCCACATCATGAAAACAATTCCCAGCAACTGTTGTGTCTCCATTTGCTAACTTGGTCCTGCATGAAGCCACTTGTTCAGATTGAATATTCTCACCACCATTACTTTGCTTGGTAGCACCTGTGCCATCAGCATCAGGACTCCCATTGCTTTTAACCAAACCAGCAATACTGGATTTGCCAGAATGACTATTAGGTTTTACATCTCGCATGCCTTCTGCACCTCGGTTTTGAGGTTGAAAACCCATTAGGGGCTCCAGAAATGTAGTCCAAAACTTAATGACTTTGTCCACCTGATCCAAAGATGTGCAAACTTCTCCACATGAATATCTAATGATCCGATATAGATCctcatggatatctagatctatataCTCAAATTCCATATTGGGAACTATAGGCTGCCTATTTTTGGCTGCAATGGAAAGAACAATGTCATCTTCCTTCTTCATCTTGTCATTAATTTCTTTAATCTCAGCCAGCAAAGCTGCTCAGACAACATATGCAAGATATTATACAGGGCTACATCAATAGAATGAATTATAAAACCCAAATTTAGAACTTATcaccttaaaaaaaatatttttatattataccaAAACAGTTATTAAAAGATAACATACATACCTTTTGTGCTCAAGCTCTTTGCATCCTGTTGCTTGAAATAGAAACTACGGTGGTCAAGTGATTTGTGATAGTTCTTAGCATATATTTCTGCCCAAACTTTATTAAAATCTGAACGGCACCTAGTCCAttcctcttgcttttgcttcAGGCGTGTTAGTATGACTGGCAATGAAAGACTAGAATTCTTGCGAAGTACATCCATGACATCAAGACCATGGTCTCCATATAATCGTTCAATGCATCTCGAATTCAAAGCTATTTGAGGAGAGAAACAAACAAGAAAATCCAAAACAAAGTGATTAAAAGCAGAAAATTCAGAACAACATAACTATATGTTGAAAGAAACCTAATACACTTGACAAGAAATACGTCATCAATTAAATATCAAATATACTAACAAGTAAGAGTGTCTTCAATGTGAATTGGATTCTCTGATTTTACTGGGTCTTGCATCATCTCTAGCAATTCCTCCACTTGTTTAGTTGTCGCATTCACCGATTCCAACAACATATCCAGCTCAAATCTGAAAACATCTCATGGAGAAAATGGAAGTCATTGATAGGTGACGTAGTCGTTAACTATCACAAGACTGGTATGAAGTAAACCAGCTGAAATAAAGAACAATATACAGTAAAATAGCAAATCATCAACAAACATTTGGTAAAAAGCATTCTTGTCATGAATGACTGAACTCTTGTCTATCAATATTTGGCTGCGAAAGAAGGGACAATAGATTTGAAGTGTCTAAGCTAGTACCTATCATCTTCGCATCTAAATAAGCTTTCTTCATATTGGTTTTTGCGCATGTGCTTAAAAGAGTAGTCCTCACTTCCTGAAGTCACTGATACCCATACATCATTTAATACTGACTCTCCAAGTTCAGTCCTTTGGCTAGCAGGAGGTATTGAATACTGACAAGCAACAATCAAAACAATGAACATGAAAAGTGAAGACAAGTGAAACATATAAAattgcaaaagaaaaataaagtgcAACAATTACATTTTTTGGCAGAAGACAGTAACTTGGGCTACAACGTTGACAATTTGAAAGGTCAAGCTCTGAAATAGGTTTccataaattatatttttctttgtttgaAATTAAAGGAGCCTTGTGAGCGGCACCTTTATCACCTCTTTCTCTTTCAAAGTTTCTCTCTCTTTCAAGATCTTTCTCCCGATCATTTATTTCATGGTCCCTTTCTCTGTCTCTATCCTCTATCTTAATCGGCGTAGCCATGTGTCCTTCATTGCACAGGAATTCTGTTAGTATTAAGCAACAACATACTATTTAATGAACTGAACagaaatcatatatttaaaattcTTGAACTTCTTAAGTAGACAGAGAACAGCTTTCTTCTCCAGAAAAAAGAAGTCAACCAACTTTAACTACAAACATAAGGGAGAAATAAGTTCTGCAGACATACTTTTGTTGATTACACCTTTAAGAAATCCATCTGCAGAAAAGGTTTCATTTAGAAAACTATGAAGGCCTACAATGACtaacaatatcataaaaaaacatGTAAAAAATAGATGGACTCCCAACAACAGGAAGATGTATAAACCCACCTATATTCTCACAATGGGCCAAAAATTCATTGAAACCTTCCATGAGATCTGGA
This Musa acuminata AAA Group cultivar baxijiao chromosome BXJ1-2, Cavendish_Baxijiao_AAA, whole genome shotgun sequence DNA region includes the following protein-coding sequences:
- the LOC103975939 gene encoding mitochondrial import receptor subunit TOM7-2-like; translated protein: MAAKASLKGKGKAGKGSKGSEEGSSAAKCVKEWSTWAMKKAKVITHYGFIPLIIVIGMNSEPKPQLYQLLSPV